A window of Lytechinus variegatus isolate NC3 chromosome 15, Lvar_3.0, whole genome shotgun sequence contains these coding sequences:
- the LOC121428431 gene encoding cell wall protein IFF6-like — MGRNNASKSQKKDKTKVKLSDEKSQDLDSETKKITSHLPKKGDGDAASLKEEQKQKLSRTKKSQKNKTTCSDDSVNKTEASKTFSKEKVPSPKKNTRKRESPRFLPSPLAKIVPIFGKKRHAVQASLSQEDERQESPTNTSDSQTGAEGGIESISLDVTVKEKDEKGEIVPKICSRSDEELRESQCLVTDSKVDLPIVSHETSGESEDVSKGSADEPKFVPFQDDIQSKSDALTDENNDHDSEEDHDKESEIDDYVIQDEANCERDAKEENVKDPLMVINKEEVIVCQAASEEIRVVGQSGSNEDHRERNAFDDSQESVGRGMLRDVAEDGCPVKAEKAGTEHEPIISDNVTCSSIDEIKIHSDSVNIDGNQDVDKEQKWINSPGNTAFVDICTVTGANVPVCIDNEVSKYSPVKDPKCEVNDSVQEQHVSSDRKDGEHVNIEDKEDVHNCIPEGKDISQTKTDTTVSCGNSKSRLGITSDPQHNLTHSELPQELYTRADEMEVGVERVGNVNIAEKSDEGTGDLLMYNPNSNLQCTSTEDMNAPRWDSTSVSSNNPQSCNDRVPQANGNIDGEIDGCSDPLCGSTQQFEVPLETNPSSSQGENAMKICDSGDGEKPNKSDNSSGLQGKGDNKEAKLNEGCGTDDKTTIPSFNLDVPQLLCKKITGMSTWLTGSIPHFNDL; from the exons ATGGGCAGAAACAATGCATCCAAATCTCAGAAAAAGGATAAGACGAAGGTAAAGCTCTCTGATGAAAAGTCTCAAGACTTGGACTCGGagacaaagaaaataacttCACATCTACCAAAGAAAG GTGATGGCGATGCTGCTTCCTTAAAAGAGGAGCAGAAACAGAAGTTGAGCAGGACAAAGAAGTCTCAGAAAaacaaaactacatgtagtgaTGATAGTGTAAACAAAACAGAGGCTTCCAAGACGTTTAGCAAGGAAAAGGTTCCAAG CCCGAAAAAGAACACAAGGAAAAGGGAATCTCCAAGGTTTTTACCAAGTCCACTGGCTAAGATAGTTCCTATATTTGGAAAGAAAAGACATGCTGTGCAAGCAAGTCTTAGTCAGGAAGATGAAAGACAGGAGAGTCCCACAAACACAAGTGATTCACAGACTGGAGCAGAGGGTGGGATAGAATCTATTTCTTTGGATGTTACTGTCAAGGAAAAGGATGAAAAGGGGGAGATTGTTCCAAAGATCTGTTCGAGATCAGATGAAGAGCTTAGAGAAAGTCAATGTCTTGTGACAGATTCCAAAGTTGATCTTCCTATCGTGAGCCATGAAACATCTGGAGAAAGTGAGGATGTTTCAAAGGGGTCAGCTGATGAGCCAAAATTTGTGCCTTTCCAAGACGACATTCAATCAAAATCTGATGCCTTGacagatgaaaataatgatcatgatagtGAAGAGGACCATGATAAAGAATCTGAAATAGATGATTATGTGATCCAAGATGAAGCTAACTGTGAGAGAGATGCTAAGGAAGAGAATGTAAAGGATCCTTTAATGGTGATTAACAAAGAAGAAGTGATAGTGTGTCAGGCTGCTTCAGAAGAGATCAGAGTAGTAGGTCAGTCAGGGTCCAATGAAGATCATCGTGAACGCAATGCCTTTGATGACAGTCAAGAATCAGTTGGTAGAGGAATGTTGAGAGATGTAGCAGAGGATGGCTGCCCAGTCAAAGCCGAGAAAGCTGGCACAGAACATGAACCCATTATTTCAGATAATGTGACATGTTCCAGCatagatgaaataaagattCATTCAGACTCGGTAAATATTGATGGTAACCAAGATGTGGATAAAGAACAAAAGTGGATAAATTCACCTGGTAACACTGCATTTGTGGATATTTGTACAGTTACTGGGGCAAATGTGCCTGTTTGCATAGATAATGAGGTCTCTAAATACAGTCCTGTTAAGGACCCTAAATGTGAGGTTAATGATTCAGTCCAAGAGCAACACGTATCAAGTGATAGAAAAGATGGGGAACATGTGAACATAGAAGACAAGGAAGATGTGCATAATTGCATTCCAGAAGGAAAAGACATTAGTCAGACAAAAACTGATACAACAGTGTCATGTGGTAACTCTAAATCTCGTTTAGGTATTACATCAGATCCTCAACATAACTTAACCCACAGTGAGCTGCCTCAAGAATTGTATACAAGAGCTGATGAAATGGAAGTGGGAGTAGAAAGAGTAGGCAATGTGAACATTGCAGAGAAATCTGATGAAGGAACTGGTGACCTGCTAATGTACAATCCTAATTCAAACCTACAGTGTACATCTACTGAAGATATGAATGCACCAAGATGGGATAGTACATCGGTCTCTTCAAATAATCCTCAGTCTTGCAATGATAGAGTTCCACAAGCAAATGGCAATATTGATGGTGAAATCGATGGGTGCTCAGATCCATTGTGTGGGTCTACCCAGCAATTTGAAGTTCCTCTTGAAACCAATCCATCCAGTTCTCAAGGTGAAAATGCTATGAAGATCTGCGATAGTGGTGATGGAGAGAAACCAAACAAATCTGACAACTCTTCAGGATTGCAAGGGAAAGGAGACAATAAGGAAGCGAAACTTAATGAAGGCTGCGGAACAGATGATAAAACAACTATACCATCATTCAACTTGGATGTACCACAGTTATTGTGCAAGAAGATCACAGGTATGAGCACATGGTTAACTGGATCCATTCCCCACTTTAACGATCTTTGA